The following are encoded in a window of Francisella tularensis subsp. tularensis genomic DNA:
- a CDS encoding helix-turn-helix transcriptional regulator encodes MQKNIFNTKDLGLLIRKARKKQGLTQADLSGISGLGTRFIGEVENGKNTAHIGKVIQLASSLGLVISVGCD; translated from the coding sequence ATGCAAAAAAACATATTTAATACTAAAGACTTAGGTTTATTAATTAGGAAAGCTAGAAAAAAACAAGGGTTAACTCAAGCTGATCTTTCTGGTATTTCTGGGCTAGGAACTAGATTTATAGGCGAAGTCGAAAATGGTAAAAATACGGCTCATATCGGAAAGGTTATACAACTTGCTAGTAGTTTAGGCTTGGTAATTTCTGTTGGCTGTGATTAG
- a CDS encoding DUF4391 domain-containing protein, with protein sequence MTIENIIENLNIPTSRISKRIPKNSFETNTKLTSAEKKYLANDVKLITLEYSLVQQNIQVPAILDDEYNYSAINIISVQLNSVRNFKKIASVINKSIPTANLLVFYLDDEQIPICLLHTQTKRINQADKSKMVLLEEYYSGWLDFDIKQWIPLSSSGMTECESIGMTKNSHSELDSEFTNKNDLSFRGLTTESIKVYASFFDAIRYENLIKYGLKAMYQDIIDKMVALEIATKLGYFSLDDIAEKKEILRQITELTKQNNSLKKEHKKAINFSDKANLNMQIQVNRKSIGDLENKLKEFGS encoded by the coding sequence ATGACTATAGAAAACATCATAGAAAATTTAAATATCCCAACTAGTAGAATATCAAAGCGTATACCAAAAAATAGTTTTGAAACTAACACAAAGCTAACTTCAGCTGAGAAAAAGTATTTAGCAAATGATGTAAAGTTAATAACTTTAGAATACTCTCTAGTTCAACAAAACATCCAAGTACCAGCTATCTTAGATGATGAATATAACTATAGTGCTATAAATATAATATCAGTTCAGCTAAATAGTGTTAGAAATTTTAAAAAGATTGCTAGTGTTATAAATAAGAGTATTCCAACAGCAAATTTACTAGTTTTTTATCTAGATGATGAGCAAATACCTATATGTTTATTACATACTCAAACTAAGAGAATTAACCAAGCTGATAAGTCAAAGATGGTGCTACTAGAAGAATATTATAGTGGTTGGCTAGATTTTGATATTAAGCAATGGATACCACTATCAAGTAGCGGTATGACAGAATGCGAGAGTATAGGTATGACAAAAAACAGTCATTCTGAACTTGATTCAGAATTCACAAATAAAAACGATTTGTCATTCCGTGGCTTGACCACGGAATCTATAAAAGTATATGCAAGCTTTTTCGATGCTATACGATACGAAAATCTTATAAAGTATGGCCTAAAAGCTATGTATCAAGATATTATAGATAAAATGGTGGCATTAGAAATAGCTACTAAGCTAGGTTATTTTAGTTTAGATGATATCGCAGAAAAAAAAGAAATCTTGAGACAAATAACAGAATTAACAAAACAAAATAACTCACTAAAAAAAGAACATAAAAAAGCTATCAACTTTTCAGATAAAGCTAATCTAAATATGCAAATTCAAGTTAATAGAAAAAGTATTGGGGATTTGGAAAATAAATTAAAAGAGTTTGGTTCGTAG
- a CDS encoding IS630 family transposase (programmed frameshift), with protein sequence MPSYSQYFRDIVINKYEEGMTEFELSKFFNIDKRTVVSWIEFYKRTGDYSSKQGVGCGRVASFTDKTLIEQYLIDHPDASALDIKEALAPDIPRSTFYDCLNRLGFSFKKKTPKYKQRKEHERLEYIEKLKEIAQNLLFYIDEMGCDNKLSILRGWSLIGEPSYGEVLAYQTQRRSIVAGYNYADKKIIAPLEYSGYTNTEIFNQWFEEHLCPSLKPKTTIVMDNASFHKSSKLIEIANKFDVQILYLPPYSPDLNPIEKVWANFKKIFRKVNNSFEKFCDAISYVFNKILSD encoded by the exons ATGCCATCATATAGCCAATATTTTAGAGACATCGTAATTAATAAATATGAAGAAGGTATGACGGAGTTCGAGCTGAGTAAGTTTTTTAACATAGATAAGCGTACAGTTGTTTCATGGATAGAGTTTTATAAAAGAACCGGAGATTATAGTTCAAAGCAAGGAGTTGGTTGTGGCAGAGTCGCTAGCTTTACCGATAAAACATTGATTGAACAGTATTTGATAGATCATCCAGATGCAAGTGCATTAGATATAAAAGAAGCATTAGCCCCTGATATTCCAAGAAGTACATTTTATGATTGTCTTAATAGACTTGGTTTTAGTTTTA AAAAAAAGACTCCAAAATATAAGCAAAGAAAAGAACATGAAAGGTTGGAGTATATAGAAAAACTAAAAGAAATAGCTCAAAACTTGTTATTTTATATAGATGAGATGGGGTGTGACAATAAGCTTTCTATCCTAAGAGGATGGTCACTAATTGGTGAGCCTAGTTATGGTGAGGTTTTAGCATATCAAACACAAAGAAGAAGTATTGTTGCTGGATATAATTATGCAGATAAAAAGATTATAGCTCCATTAGAGTACAGTGGATATACCAATACTGAAATTTTTAATCAATGGTTTGAGGAACACTTATGCCCATCATTAAAACCTAAAACTACTATAGTAATGGATAATGCTAGTTTCCATAAATCCTCTAAGCTGATTGAAATAGCCAATAAATTTGATGTACAAATATTATATCTACCTCCGTATTCTCCAGATTTAAATCCTATTGAAAAGGTTTGGGCTAACTTTAAAAAAATATTTAGAAAAGTGAATAATAGTTTTGAAAAATTTTGTGATGCTATCTCTTATGTGTTTAACAAAATACTCTCGGATTAA
- a CDS encoding DEAD/DEAH box helicase family protein: MTVRVSSNMTEPNLSFRGLTTESITEKANDNCESSNTMKKLKLDFDNKQSHQLKAIDSIVKLFDGQTRRNELFTVEAIKEESGQYSTDDKHGETTGYGNKLSITSNQLLENLQKVQLENSLDISSNLHNNNFTIEMETGNGKTYVYLRSILQLNKDYGFTKFIIVVPSVAIREGVKKTLEITKEHFKKDFENEPYDYFVYDSAKLGQIRDFATNSNIQIMVMNIDAFNKNTNKIFEHNDRLQGRPIDMIKGTNHFVIIDEPQSVDTTDKAKDAIAQLNPLCTFRFSATHKDIYNLIYKLDPIDAYQQGLVKQIEIFSIIEEESFNHPYIKLDKVKSTKTKTTAEILVDI, from the coding sequence ATGACAGTAAGAGTGAGTAGCAATATGACAGAACCTAACTTGTCATTCCGTGGCTTGACCACGGAATCCATAACAGAGAAAGCTAATGATAACTGTGAGAGTAGTAATACTATGAAAAAACTAAAATTAGACTTTGATAATAAGCAATCACATCAACTAAAAGCTATCGACAGTATAGTCAAACTTTTTGATGGACAAACTCGCAGAAACGAGCTTTTTACAGTAGAAGCAATCAAAGAGGAATCTGGACAATACTCAACAGATGACAAACATGGTGAAACTACTGGTTATGGTAATAAGCTATCTATAACTAGTAATCAGCTTTTAGAAAACTTGCAAAAAGTGCAACTAGAAAATTCATTAGATATCTCAAGCAATCTACATAATAATAATTTCACTATAGAAATGGAAACAGGTAATGGCAAAACTTATGTCTACCTTAGAAGTATACTACAGTTAAACAAAGATTATGGATTTACTAAGTTTATAATCGTAGTGCCAAGCGTAGCTATCCGTGAGGGTGTTAAGAAAACTCTAGAAATCACAAAAGAGCATTTCAAAAAAGATTTTGAAAATGAGCCTTATGACTACTTTGTCTATGACAGTGCTAAGCTAGGACAAATCAGAGATTTTGCCACTAATAGTAATATCCAGATTATGGTTATGAATATAGATGCTTTCAATAAAAACACTAACAAAATTTTTGAGCATAATGACAGGCTACAAGGCAGACCTATAGATATGATAAAAGGTACAAATCATTTTGTAATCATAGATGAACCACAAAGTGTTGATACTACTGATAAAGCTAAAGATGCTATAGCACAGCTAAATCCACTTTGTACTTTTAGATTCTCAGCTACGCATAAAGATATTTACAACCTAATCTATAAATTAGACCCAATAGATGCTTATCAGCAAGGACTAGTTAAGCAAATAGAAATTTTTTCTATTATCGAAGAGGAGAGTTTTAACCACCCATATATTAAGTTGGATAAAGTCAAATCTACCAAAACTAAAACCACAGCAGAAATATTAGTAGATATTTAG
- a CDS encoding HipA domain-containing protein, whose protein sequence is MDELDDTVFNEFFCMRLASAMGLNTSKPDIIWLENNPFYVVERYDREVTPDGKIIRLHQEDFCQALDIEPDVKYQNEGGPSFIDCFELINTLIKYGKMSTINKVALFDASIFNFLIGNGDAHAKNFSLLYRNLKIELAPLYDILSTIIYSQPYQKAKMSMNVDSKYKFCQIQKRHFVELGKSIGFKEGYCIKRIESIASKILPIAKQLQQELNINNKYKSEIYQNIIDLIEQTSKQLS, encoded by the coding sequence ATTGATGAGCTAGATGATACTGTCTTTAATGAGTTTTTTTGTATGCGATTGGCTAGTGCTATGGGATTAAACACTTCAAAGCCAGATATTATTTGGCTGGAAAATAATCCTTTTTATGTAGTAGAGAGATATGATAGAGAAGTCACACCTGACGGAAAAATTATTAGACTTCATCAAGAAGATTTCTGTCAAGCTTTGGATATTGAACCAGATGTTAAATACCAAAATGAAGGTGGGCCTTCATTTATTGACTGTTTTGAATTGATAAATACTCTTATTAAATATGGTAAGATGTCTACGATTAATAAAGTAGCTCTGTTTGATGCTAGTATTTTCAATTTCTTAATCGGAAATGGCGATGCTCATGCAAAAAACTTTTCACTATTATATAGAAACTTAAAAATAGAGCTTGCTCCTTTATATGATATTTTATCAACTATAATTTATAGTCAACCATATCAAAAGGCTAAAATGTCAATGAATGTTGATAGTAAATATAAGTTTTGCCAAATACAAAAAAGACACTTTGTGGAATTAGGTAAATCTATTGGCTTCAAAGAGGGCTATTGCATAAAAAGAATAGAAAGCATAGCTAGTAAAATATTGCCAATAGCAAAACAGCTACAACAAGAATTAAACATTAACAATAAATATAAATCTGAAATTTATCAAAATATTATAGATCTTATAGAACAAACATCTAAACAACTAAGTTAA
- a CDS encoding antirestriction protein ArdA, with amino-acid sequence MTTNYEPKIHTACLASYNNGFLYGKWIDANQDVSALEEEIQEILADSPMPDAEEWAIHDYEDFDNLGLSEYESLETISQVAQNIVEHGELFIEAYRYTNNIDEAIEMINDRFIGLYDSVEDYAEETTDISSIPEYLRYYIDFESLARDIELSGDIKTFEIDNQIAVFF; translated from the coding sequence ATGACAACAAACTACGAGCCTAAAATTCACACCGCATGTTTAGCAAGCTATAACAATGGTTTTTTATACGGTAAATGGATTGACGCAAACCAAGATGTTTCTGCTTTAGAAGAAGAAATCCAAGAGATTTTAGCAGATTCACCTATGCCAGATGCTGAAGAATGGGCAATACATGACTATGAAGATTTTGATAATCTGGGTTTGTCAGAGTATGAAAGTTTAGAAACTATTTCTCAAGTAGCTCAAAACATAGTAGAGCATGGCGAGCTTTTTATAGAAGCTTATAGATATACAAACAATATTGATGAAGCTATCGAAATGATAAACGATCGTTTCATAGGCTTATATGACTCAGTTGAAGATTATGCAGAAGAAACTACTGATATTTCATCAATTCCAGAGTATCTAAGATACTATATCGACTTTGAATCTCTAGCTCGTGATATTGAGCTATCAGGTGACATCAAAACCTTTGAAATTGATAATCAAATAGCTGTTTTCTTTTAG
- a CDS encoding DEAD/DEAH box helicase, with the protein MQKIKHYIAGAKNFKNELINYLEELSKDRELIDVYAITLLNVFDKIAESLDEDNIINKSTGIKETIVWNKLFDFQKDGVLGAIDKLEKYNGCIIADSVGLGKTFEALAVIKYYELRNSRVLVLCPKKLRDNWIVFKANDKRNLLVDDHFRYDILNHTDLSREKGLSGEIDLATLNWGNYDLVVLDESHNFRNIPTKKEKEETRYSKLMNQIIKSGVNTKVLMLSATPVNNKLSDLGNQLAIITKDNPTALQKYGIENIDNTLRTAQARFNDWLKLDVATRTTQDLLDNLNADYFNLLDTFTIARSREHIKKYYNNSAIGGFPKRLEPKNIYSAIDINNKFPNLAEINESITMLELPIYSPLLYVKPSKMLKYEEKYDTVNFKQVDRERSLINLMRVNILKRMESSINSFYLTVNKILKKTEDILSKLDKIHELEELDLESFESLDFDSPQLEEYVTGSKTKVLIQDMDLIKYRQALETDREILEELATQAVDIDAKRDKKLQELKLVVDQKSTNPINASNKKIIIFTAFADTAMYIYENIHKDVLEKYGVHTALVTGSGRNKTTMSGVKPNDLNELLTNFSPISKSRDKLDPNETREIDILIATDCISEGQNLQDCDYLVNYDIHWNPVRIIQRFGRVDRIGSINEQIQLVNFWADMDLDEYINLESRVKGRMTMVDVTATGEDNVLSTSIKKEMQDLQYHKKQLKELQEKVVDLDEISGGISLTDITLNDYKMDLTGMKSKYTNLEVLPKGIFSVLDAQRLELKSGAIFCLKDLSGKNNLDNKYAMYPYFLVYVADDGSIVQEYKHTKKSLNIIRHIQKNETGLDTSAIAKFNQKTKKASNMKHYKTLMEKAIQHIIGKTEEKGIDSLFSTTPTVVANTNANYMTDFEVVSYVIFV; encoded by the coding sequence TTGCAGAAAATAAAGCATTATATAGCTGGAGCAAAAAACTTTAAAAATGAACTTATCAATTATTTAGAGGAATTATCTAAAGATAGAGAGCTGATAGATGTATATGCAATAACACTTCTAAATGTCTTTGATAAAATAGCAGAATCATTAGACGAAGATAATATTATTAATAAATCTACAGGCATAAAAGAAACAATTGTCTGGAATAAACTTTTTGATTTTCAAAAAGATGGTGTACTTGGAGCTATAGATAAATTAGAAAAATATAATGGCTGTATTATTGCTGACAGTGTTGGTTTGGGTAAGACATTTGAGGCATTAGCAGTCATCAAATATTATGAGTTAAGAAACAGTAGAGTGCTCGTGCTTTGTCCAAAAAAACTTAGAGATAACTGGATAGTTTTTAAAGCTAATGATAAAAGGAATTTATTAGTAGACGATCACTTCAGATATGATATTTTAAACCATACTGATTTGAGTAGAGAGAAAGGTTTATCTGGTGAAATAGATCTCGCTACGCTAAATTGGGGCAACTATGATCTAGTAGTATTAGATGAGTCGCATAATTTTAGAAATATACCTACAAAAAAAGAAAAAGAAGAAACTAGATATTCTAAATTGATGAATCAAATCATCAAGTCTGGTGTAAATACTAAAGTTTTAATGTTATCAGCAACACCCGTAAACAATAAACTTAGTGACTTAGGTAATCAGCTAGCCATTATTACAAAAGATAATCCAACAGCTTTACAAAAATATGGTATAGAAAATATAGATAATACTCTTAGGACTGCTCAAGCAAGGTTTAATGACTGGTTAAAACTCGATGTTGCTACAAGAACAACACAAGATTTATTAGATAATTTAAATGCTGACTATTTTAATCTTTTAGATACATTTACGATAGCTAGATCTAGAGAGCATATTAAAAAATATTATAACAATAGTGCAATTGGAGGCTTTCCTAAAAGGTTAGAGCCTAAAAACATATATTCAGCAATTGATATCAATAACAAGTTTCCAAATCTTGCTGAGATAAATGAAAGCATCACAATGCTTGAGCTACCGATATATTCACCATTGCTATATGTCAAGCCTAGCAAAATGCTCAAGTATGAGGAGAAATATGACACTGTAAATTTCAAGCAGGTAGATAGAGAACGAAGCTTAATTAATCTTATGAGAGTCAATATTCTCAAAAGGATGGAGAGCTCGATAAATTCATTTTATTTAACCGTAAATAAAATTCTTAAAAAGACCGAAGATATATTGTCTAAATTAGATAAAATACATGAGTTAGAGGAGTTAGATCTAGAGTCATTTGAGAGTTTAGATTTTGATTCGCCACAGCTAGAGGAATATGTAACTGGTAGCAAAACCAAAGTTTTAATCCAAGATATGGATCTGATTAAATATCGCCAAGCTTTAGAGACTGATAGAGAGATTCTCGAAGAATTAGCGACTCAAGCTGTTGATATTGATGCCAAAAGAGATAAAAAACTACAAGAACTTAAACTAGTAGTTGATCAAAAAAGCACTAATCCAATAAATGCTAGTAATAAGAAGATAATCATATTTACAGCCTTTGCTGATACAGCTATGTACATATACGAAAATATTCATAAGGATGTTTTAGAAAAGTATGGTGTACATACTGCTTTGGTAACAGGTAGTGGTCGTAATAAAACTACTATGTCTGGTGTCAAACCTAATGATCTCAACGAGCTATTGACAAATTTCTCACCTATATCAAAATCAAGAGACAAGCTAGATCCTAATGAGACTAGAGAGATAGATATACTCATAGCTACGGACTGTATATCAGAGGGTCAAAACTTACAAGATTGTGACTATCTGGTAAACTACGATATACATTGGAATCCAGTTAGAATAATACAAAGATTCGGTAGGGTGGATCGTATTGGTTCGATAAATGAGCAAATACAGCTAGTAAACTTTTGGGCAGATATGGATCTTGATGAATATATCAATCTAGAAAGTCGTGTAAAGGGTCGTATGACAATGGTTGATGTCACTGCTACAGGTGAAGATAATGTACTTAGTACAAGTATCAAAAAGGAAATGCAAGATCTACAATACCATAAAAAACAGCTTAAAGAGTTACAAGAAAAAGTAGTAGATTTAGATGAAATTAGCGGAGGTATCTCACTTACTGATATTACATTAAATGACTACAAAATGGATTTGACAGGTATGAAATCTAAATATACAAATTTAGAAGTATTACCTAAAGGGATATTTAGTGTTTTAGATGCACAACGCTTAGAGTTAAAATCTGGGGCTATATTTTGTCTCAAAGATTTATCTGGCAAAAACAATCTTGATAATAAATATGCAATGTACCCGTATTTCTTGGTGTATGTTGCTGATGATGGTAGTATAGTTCAAGAGTACAAACATACGAAAAAGTCATTAAATATTATTCGACATATACAAAAAAATGAAACTGGGTTAGATACAAGTGCTATAGCTAAATTTAATCAAAAGACTAAAAAAGCTAGCAATATGAAGCACTATAAAACCCTTATGGAAAAAGCTATTCAGCATATAATAGGTAAGACAGAAGAGAAAGGTATAGATAGCTTGTTTTCAACGACGCCAACAGTTGTGGCTAATACAAATGCTAACTATATGACAGATTTTGAAGTCGTGTCTTATGTGATATTTGTATAA
- a CDS encoding HipA N-terminal domain-containing protein, whose product MSNQLNVHLKDIHIGYLKKQGSKLSFNYSKEYLDSENAQPISISIPLSENEYKHDVVHPFFSGLLPDEPARSRLAKYLHISNKNTFELLKAIGGECAGAISVYDGQPSVDNNTENDYRILKDDEAYRLLNELKVRPLLIGEDDFRISGAGAQDKMMIAFVDNQVAIPLHNTPLILLNQQLMS is encoded by the coding sequence ATGTCTAACCAACTAAATGTCCATTTGAAAGACATACATATTGGATATCTAAAAAAACAAGGTTCAAAACTAAGCTTTAACTATTCAAAAGAATATTTAGATTCAGAGAATGCTCAGCCTATATCCATAAGTATTCCTTTATCTGAAAACGAGTATAAGCATGATGTAGTTCACCCATTTTTTTCTGGATTACTGCCTGATGAGCCGGCTAGATCAAGATTAGCAAAATATTTACATATCTCTAATAAGAATACTTTTGAGCTTCTCAAAGCTATTGGTGGCGAGTGTGCTGGTGCTATATCAGTATATGATGGACAACCATCAGTTGATAATAACACAGAGAATGATTATCGTATTTTAAAAGATGACGAAGCTTATAGGCTTTTAAATGAACTTAAAGTTCGTCCTTTGCTTATTGGTGAAGATGATTTTAGAATCTCTGGCGCCGGTGCTCAAGATAAAATGATGATAGCTTTTGTAGATAATCAAGTTGCTATTCCTCTACACAATACTCCACTCATATTATTAAACCAGCAATTGATGAGCTAG